Proteins from one Phocoena phocoena chromosome 7, mPhoPho1.1, whole genome shotgun sequence genomic window:
- the LOC136125758 gene encoding dnaJ homolog subfamily B member 3-like, whose amino-acid sequence MVDYYEVLGVPRQASIEAIRKAYRKLALKWHPDKNPENKEEAERRFKQVAQAYEMLSDAKKRDVYDRYGEAGVEGGRPFGDPFEDPFEGVFTFRDPADVFREFFGGPDPFSSHLFGDLLENILGGRRSSRGSRSRSRGSAPIFSTFSECPASGGGFSSFDTGFTSFDSLGNGGLSSFSMSCSGGTGNFKSMSTSTEIINGKKITTKRIIENGQERIEVEEDGELKSMIINGKEQLPHLDTK is encoded by the coding sequence ATGGTGGACTACTACGAGGTGCTGGGCGTGCCCCGCCAGGCCTCGATCGAGGCCATCAGGAAGGCGTACCGCAAGCTGGCGCTCAAGTGGCACCCGGACAAAAACCCTGAGAACAAGGAGGAGGCGGAGAGGCGATTCAAACAAGTGGCCCAGGCCTACGAGATGTTGTCAGATGCCAAGAAGAGGGACGTCTACGACCGATACGGCGAGGCGGGAGTGGAGGGCGGCAGGCCCTTCGGGGACCCCTTCGAGGACCCCTTCGAGGGCGTCTTCACCTTCCGCGACCCGGCCGACGTCTTCAGGGAGTTCTTCGGCGGCCCGGACCCGTTTTCGTCTCACCTCTTCGGAGACCTGCTTGAGAACATTTTGGGCGGTCGGAGGAGCTCCCggggaagcagaagcagaagcagagggTCCGCACCGATTTTCTCCACCTTCAGTGAATGTCCAGCATCTGGAGGcggtttttcttcctttgataCAGGATTTACCTCCTTTGATTCCCTGGGGAATGGGggcctttcttccttctccatgtCTTGTAGTGGTGGGACAGGCAACTTCAAATCCATGTCGACTTCCACCGAAATCATTAATGGCAAGAAGATCACCACCAAGAGAATCATTGAGAATGGCCAAGAAAGGATAGAGGTGGAAGAAGACGGAGAGTTAAAGTCCATGATAATAAATGGCAAAGAGCAGTTGCCACACCTTGACACCAAGTGA